TAGGTTTATCTCCGTCCACAAGATCGGTAACAGCTTTGAGGAACATGACTGGTACTTTCAGAAGATCAGCCACGTATGCCACAGCAGCACCCTGAAGAATCAAGAGCCAAGTGAGTTTCAATATGATTTTCTTGCTAGATTTCAGTCATTCAGGGTTGTTAACATGACAACTTACCTCCATGTCTTTTAGCGTAGCATCATTGGCAATGATCAATGATTCATCTTGCGTGGACATATCCAAGGAGTCACCAGTAGATAACCTACCAATCTGAAACACCCGATTTTCTGATAAAACTGAAATAGTTAAACGAGCCAAGTTGCATTGTGAGTCTATTAAATACCTTCAGATTGAGTTCCTTGAGGAGATTGGGTGTCGAGAATGACTGACGAAGGCCAACTCCATACAGATCAAACATCTAAAAGAATACAGAAACATTGCTCAGGAACTTGCAAGATGAAACAGGGGGAAAAAGGAAGCACTAAAGATGAAAGGAAGAAGAACCAACCGGGATTGGTATTCTTCTATCATGGAAGACGACATCAGATACAAGGAATACATCGCCTATGTTGGCTCCTTTGACCTGCATATGCTCAGCCGATCAGCACTTAAGTTACATGAAAATAAACCAACTTCCACTATATGTAAATAGAGAGATTTCCATGATGCAACTTAAATTTCAGACGACTAGACAGACTGAAATCATCAAGTTCAGTAAATGAGTAACTAAACCAAGATCCAGAAATAATAAACTATGGCATTCTCACACAAGTAGAGAAAGAAGGATGCTGGAAGTGAGGACAGAGTAGCATGAGAAGTAAAAAAGAAGTAACCTTGAAGGCACCGCAGGTTCCAGCATTGATAATAATGTCAGGTTGTAAAGCTTGGATAGAAGCAAAAGTAATGAGAGAAGCTGGAACAGTTCCGACACTATCAATCCCTGGAGAGAAGAATTCAAATGCATTCATATTCCTAAGTCAAGCTCATTTCATCAAAAGCATAACACAAGAACAAATCTCATTCATACTAAGGAAGGAAAGCTCATCATACTAAGAAAGAACAAAGCTAAATCTGAGAGTACGAGAAGCAAAAGTGACCTAAAGCTGCATCTCTTCCGGGGCAAACTACATTGATTCGAAGATCATTATGAACGCCGTGATACAGAATCCAGGGGAGTCCTTTACCAAGCCTGCAAAAAGcatcaaaccaaaaccagaGTTTAGTCGAGATATCAGATTTGAAACAAGCAGAAAGAAAGAGTAATCGTAGGAGAGCTCTTAACGGAGAATCAGTAGTTTCAGAGAGTCCAAACTTGTTGACCAAAGGTAGAGCCTCCGCTTGCATAGCTGCAGCTCCATCAGAAAACAaatggtaagaagaagaagaaatcgattcGGGAATCTCCGTAAACGAGAGATGTAAAGAGAGAGTAGAGTACCGATGACGAAGACGACCGTGGAGATCGGTCGAGTACTATCCGATTGAGCAGCCTTGGGTTTTTCGATGTCGCTTGATCCATCTCCATGAGGAGCCATACCTTCCGATTCTCTTCCGATTTTGATTTCCCAGGAAAAATCCGACAATCGGGAAGAAACGCCACGAAACCCCGGCGAATCagagatactttttttttttttttttttttttttNTTTTTTTACCTTTTGGCcctttttgtttcctttgcgTTACCAAAGAAGAattcattaaaacatttataaaataacatcaattttgttattttgtactaatgaacattattattttaaattaatcaaaatttttaagtaGGAGGATCGTACGACTAAATAATACCGCTAATCAAAATTCTTCATTTAAAACTTCACCATGTTTATATATTCCCACTTTTATAACTTTTCAAATATCATAAAACATAGTAGATGATTTTATACGAAATACAAAGAAAAGCATAGTAGTAAAAACATTGTGCATCCCATGATGAtgattaaaaaaggaaaaacaacaaaaagaaaaagcccCCTGTTTCCTCCTTTTTTTATCAGGGTGTTAACTATAGAGGAAATGAATAAATGGGGGCTTTTTCTTATACGGTACATCCGATCGCAAATACGGTTTTCCTCGTTAATCTAAAACTTCGAGGGGGTACGTAAACACTCTAAAACCATTGCTCGACTTTGATTAGTTTGTAGGCTCCTCCTCTGTTTCGGTCGGATACGGCGGCAGTAAGGTAGCCGAGGTGAGCGGCTCATGAACCACCGAGTTTGAGGAAACCGATATTGGATTACCCTCAAGCTGCAACATTATACTTCCCAATATCTCCgccattgttttcttaaactcttcttccttcaccaTCTTTCCGTCATCTCCATTTACCATCTTCAACGCTTCCGTTATCATATTGTCCATCTTTCCCATGTAATCAAACAAACTTGATTCATCAACGTCgtcgttgaaaaaaaaacaaaaacaggaatAACATATTGAGACGACGGGGTATTGTATTGTTTACCTGTGACACAGCGCCGATTGGTGGTAATGTAGCTGATGGTGCAACTGTGTCCAGCACAGCTCGTAGATACTCTTTTGACACCTTACCATGACGGTCTTTTGGAATTGTCTCCAAGGCAACGTTTAGTGCCTGCGATCATGCATTTATCGTCACTTGTGATTCGTTACCATCATTTGTCTTCTCGTTGCATCTAAGCTACACCTAACATACATTACTTGGGTCTAGGAAACATTGATTGATTACCTTATCGAATTCGAATTTATTGGACAAGAGCCTCCTGACGCCGCTCCCATCAAAAGTGTTTTCACTGTGAGCGACGATCACCGGCTGTTCATTGAGACGTTGAGCCACTCTCTCCACGACTCCCTTAAATGCTTCCAAAAATCTCTCCTGAGAAgcgctcttctctctcttatcttcttcattaAGACAAGAGTCAACAACTGGTTCTACGATGTTGCTCATTACCTGAAACAACAACTTTGGTTTTTAGACTCAAGCAACATAAAACACCAATCTTGGACCTATAAGATCAATTCTGGCGTTTTTACACATTTGGAATTGTGTATTTATAAAACTTTCTACCTATAACTGAGTATCAAACGATCTATGTTTTAACAATTCATGACACATATATACTCACACttaatcattattttcatattttctacacacacaaaaaaacatctgAAAAAGTTCCCatatatactaaattacaagttacttttatattattttaattttataatattaatagattGTAAATTATGTACTTTTGCGCCAAGAAAATCCAAGTcagaaattattttataacagaAAAAGAATTGCTAAAAACCAGCTTAACCATAGAAGTAAATATATAGATAAGTAccttctaaaaa
The sequence above is a segment of the Camelina sativa cultivar DH55 chromosome 10, Cs, whole genome shotgun sequence genome. Coding sequences within it:
- the LOC104716161 gene encoding 5'-methylthioadenosine/S-adenosylhomocysteine nucleosidase 1, with product MAPHGDGSSDIEKPKAAQSDSTRPISTVVFVIAMQAEALPLVNKFGLSETTDSPLGKGLPWILYHGVHNDLRINVVCPGRDAALGIDSVGTVPASLITFASIQALQPDIIINAGTCGAFKVKGANIGDVFLVSDVVFHDRRIPIPMFDLYGVGLRQSFSTPNLLKELNLKIGRLSTGDSLDMSTQDESLIIANDATLKDMEGAAVAYVADLLKVPVMFLKAVTDLVDGDKPTAEEFLLNLTVVTAALEETATKVINFINGKNLSDL
- the LOC104716162 gene encoding uncharacterized protein LOC104716162 isoform X1, with the translated sequence MDMKSNNHQQQQQVLDGSDIVELVENERVFDKFVEQKFQQLDQDEDGKLSVTELQPAVADIGAALGLPAQGTSPDSDHIYSEVLNEFTHGSQEKVSKTEFKEVLSDILLGMAAGLKRDPIVILRMDGEDLSEFIHGPGYETEIVSIYSELSNCKEASLRDCIVKALQSLSVDHGMPPNDPWVMSNIVEPVVDSCLNEEDKREKSASQERFLEAFKGVVERVAQRLNEQPVIVAHSENTFDGSGVRRLLSNKFEFDKALNVALETIPKDRHGKVSKEYLRAVLDTVAPSATLPPIGAVSQMDNMITEALKMVNGDDGKMVKEEEFKKTMAEILGSIMLQLEGNPISVSSNSVVHEPLTSATLLPPYPTETEEEPTN
- the LOC104716162 gene encoding uncharacterized protein LOC104716162 isoform X2 — its product is MAAGLKRDPIVILRMDGEDLSEFIHGPGYETEIVSIYSELSNCKEASLRDCIVKALQSLSVDHGMPPNDPWVMSNIVEPVVDSCLNEEDKREKSASQERFLEAFKGVVERVAQRLNEQPVIVAHSENTFDGSGVRRLLSNKFEFDKALNVALETIPKDRHGKVSKEYLRAVLDTVAPSATLPPIGAVSQMDNMITEALKMVNGDDGKMVKEEEFKKTMAEILGSIMLQLEGNPISVSSNSVVHEPLTSATLLPPYPTETEEEPTN